Proteins found in one Chloroflexota bacterium genomic segment:
- a CDS encoding DUF6361 family protein, producing MPAMLAWLDHSEAEQRRAREIIKFFMQPESRDELGIGGIRDALSNTLFPGTSMLLTRARYLLFIPWLYREGARRGHSGTKLTQWVEWNERQLIGALRNGGDHEGLIGRYFGPAVRDLPSGIYWNTLRRFGILRREVTPGQVVGLPQHTRLADDATEFLGHSNALWAPTLPQPPARFFNFERCDFALTRDEATWLAEQIVNAVPETLLEFLVARRSRISDSSRYAWEDPDADAVSGRVRDALDEARRFALSMHGAALLYNVLLAERAENLGLSKFDGRREEFVAELDAWRAEHDDSDIGDWDLNGLWALVAARGNPAAALTRSFVSDWVGLARGTRGAGLADDGNARALIWKREQQHKRGQARLSNDRLMRQWGGASGSWRLTFRWRVVARLLNDMADGRERSGAGA from the coding sequence ATGCCAGCCATGCTCGCGTGGCTCGATCATTCCGAGGCTGAACAGCGAAGAGCCCGCGAGATCATCAAGTTTTTCATGCAGCCCGAGAGTCGCGACGAGCTGGGCATCGGCGGGATTCGCGATGCGCTTAGCAACACGCTGTTTCCCGGGACCTCGATGCTGCTCACGCGCGCCCGATACCTCCTATTCATTCCCTGGCTGTATCGCGAGGGCGCGCGTCGCGGACACAGCGGCACGAAGCTCACCCAGTGGGTCGAGTGGAATGAACGTCAGCTCATCGGCGCGCTGCGCAACGGCGGCGATCACGAGGGCTTGATCGGTCGCTACTTTGGCCCAGCTGTCCGAGACCTCCCCTCCGGCATCTATTGGAACACCCTGCGACGCTTCGGGATATTGCGCCGCGAAGTGACGCCGGGCCAGGTCGTGGGCCTGCCGCAGCACACACGCCTAGCGGACGACGCCACCGAGTTTCTCGGGCACTCCAACGCCCTCTGGGCGCCCACGCTGCCCCAGCCTCCGGCTCGATTCTTCAACTTCGAGCGATGCGACTTCGCCCTCACCCGCGACGAGGCGACCTGGCTCGCCGAGCAGATCGTCAATGCCGTGCCCGAGACCCTGCTCGAATTCCTGGTCGCCCGTCGGAGCCGCATTTCGGACAGCAGCAGGTACGCCTGGGAGGATCCGGACGCTGATGCGGTGAGCGGTCGCGTCCGCGACGCACTTGACGAAGCGCGCCGCTTCGCCCTGTCCATGCACGGGGCCGCGCTGCTCTACAACGTGCTCCTCGCCGAGCGCGCCGAGAATCTCGGGCTCTCCAAGTTCGATGGTCGTCGGGAGGAGTTTGTCGCCGAGCTTGACGCGTGGCGTGCCGAGCACGACGACAGCGACATCGGCGACTGGGATCTGAACGGGCTGTGGGCGCTGGTTGCAGCGAGAGGCAATCCCGCCGCGGCGCTCACGCGGTCATTCGTGTCCGACTGGGTTGGCCTGGCGCGCGGCACGCGCGGCGCGGGGCTCGCGGACGATGGCAACGCGCGGGCGTTGATTTGGAAACGGGAACAGCAGCACAAGCGCGGTCAGGCGCGGCTCAGCAATGACCGGCTCATGCGCCAGTGGGGCGGCGCCTCTGGGTCCTGGCGTCTGACCTTCCGCTGGCGAGTCGTGGCGCGACTCCTCAATGACATGGCCGACGGGCGGGAGAGAAGTGGTGCTGGCGCCTGA